In Oncorhynchus clarkii lewisi isolate Uvic-CL-2024 chromosome 2, UVic_Ocla_1.0, whole genome shotgun sequence, one DNA window encodes the following:
- the LOC139375312 gene encoding RNA ligase 1 has protein sequence MRRFGSVQQKISCVFLTEVKEEQSRKRECQQFQVVATENVNPIALESNIDCALATEKLDGTCCYVSIYKGQSYLWARLDRKPTKQADKRFKKHQYSHKSYKGFTWNVKEDFKTVPESWVPAHRVQHHNGQPVPDDHGHIPGWVPVEKDNKQYCWHSSVVDYDAGVALVLRPSAENEDLLEITMVPLADLLEQTLELIGTNVNGNPYGLGSKKQPVHVLVAHGSVHIRNPPPVDYQQLCSWFQDSQEGRVEGIVWHCNDGTLVKLHRHHLGLRWPDGDTILNARPVVVHVDGTIREYDITSKDLFTSLSQLNGHRFSRLQDIQFDP, from the exons ATGCGACGTTTCGGTTCTGTGCAGCAAAAGATATCTTGTGTGTTTTTGACTGAGGTGAAAGAGGAACAATCCAGAAAACGCGAATGTCAA CAATTTCAGGTTGTAGCCACTGAAAATGTGAACCCTATAGCACTGGAATCGAATATTGACTGTGCACTTGCCACAGAAAAGCTGGATGGCACTTGCTGCTATGTTTCAATTTATAAAG GGCAATCATACCTCTGGGCTCGACTAGATCGGAAGCCCACCAAGCAGGCAGACAAGAGGTTCAAGAAGCATCAGTATTCCCACAAAAGTTACAAAGGTTTCACGTGGAATGTGAAAGAAGACTTTAAGACGGTTCCAGAGTCTTGGGTCCCGGCACACAGAGTTCAGCACCACAATGGACAGCCTGTACCAGATGACCACGGACACATCCCAG GTTGGGTTCCAGTGGAGAAAGACAACAAGCAGTACTGTTGGCACTCGTCTGTTGTGGACTATGATGCTGGTGTAGCGCTGGTTCTGAGGCCCAGTGCTGAGAATGAAGACCTGCTAGAGATCACCATGGTACCACTGGCTGATCTCCTGGAGCAAACCCTGGAGCTTATTGGAACCAACGTCAATGGGAACCCATATG GGTTGGGAAGTAAAAAGCAGCCTGTCCACGTCCTGGTTGCCCATGGGAGTGTACACATCAGGAACCCTCCCCCGGTGGACTACCAGCAGTTGTGTTCCTGGTTCCAGGACAGCCAGGAGGGCCGTGTTGAGGGCATCGTCTGGCACTGTAATGACGGGACACTGGTCAAG CTCCATCGTCATCACCTGGGGCTGAGATGGCCGGATGGCGACACCATCCTGAACGCTCGGCCTGTGGTCGTCCACGTCGACGGGACCATACGAGAGTATGACATCACCAGCAAGGACTTGTTTACATCTCTATCCCAGTTAAACGGACATCGCTTCAGCAGACTGCAGGACATCCAGTTTGAcccttaa